From Halichondria panicea chromosome 12, odHalPani1.1, whole genome shotgun sequence, a single genomic window includes:
- the LOC135345571 gene encoding tyrosine aminotransferase-like yields MAESWSVPGSVESIVCVNPVRNVVEDDCTEALTLRDLSVELIDTSTGDPTRFGTLPVHPAVTEAILKVVQSGKYNGYYPSNGILETREAVAQYFSRPQAPLTAQDVVMTSSCSGAMDITAMVLCNPGQSILLPMPCFGLWKALAEARGVIVKYYNLLPDKGWEADLDSLEGAIDSTTAAIVVVNPSNPCGSVFSRAHLKAIVDVAQRHHLPIIADEIYDGMAFSGHEFVCVAEVSDSVPVLSCGAVSKIFMIPGWRLGWILIHDRNGAFQQQVRPGLGRLSRKILGPCTLVQAALPDILTNVPDSYKQRNLEFLERNARKCFEKLSKVDGLTPFMPAGAMYMMVNIDLERFRFGSDVDFIKALLIEESVFVMPGKAFCAQSCFRVVLILPDDKISEACKRIAKFCSKHDTAAQSN; encoded by the exons ATGGCTGAGAGTTGGAGCGTTCCTGGGTCAGTGGAGTCTATAGTGTGCGTCAACCCTGTGCGTAACGTAGTGGAGGATGACTGTACAGAGGCGCTGACGCTGAGGGACCTCTCAGTAGAGCTCATAGACACTTCCACTGGAGACCCAACTCGCTTTGGCACTCTGCCTGTACATCCAGCTGTGACTGAGGCTATACTCAAGGTGGTACAATCTGGCAAGTACAATGGATACTATCCATCCAATGGTATTCTTGAGACTAGAGAAGCAGTGGCCCAGTACTTCTCAAGACCCCAGGCACCACTTACAGCTCAA GATGTAGTCATGACCAGCTCTTGCAGTGGTGCCATGGACATCACAGCCATGGTTCTGTGTAATCCTGGGCAATCTATTCTACTACCTATGCCATGTTTTGGTCTCTGGAAGGCCCTTGCTGAAGCACGAGGAGTCATTGTCAAGTACTATAATCTACTC CCTGACAAAGGTTGGGAGGCTGACCTTGATTCCCTGGAAGGTGCTATAGACTCTACCACTGCTGCTATAGTGGTGGTCAACCCTAGCAATCCTTGTGGCTCTGTGTTCTCCCGCGCACACTTGAAGGCAATAGTGGATGTGGCTCAGAGACACCATCTACCCATCATTGCTGATGAGATATACGATGGCATG GCTTTCTCTGGACatgagtttgtgtgtgtggcagAAGTGTCGGACAGTGTGCCAGTCTTGTCCTGTGGTGCAGTGTCCAAGATCTTCATGATCCCAGGCTGGAGACTGGGCTGGATACTCATTCATGACAGGAACGGGGCATTTCAACAACAG GTACGTCCCGGACTAGGCAGACTCTCTAGGAAGATACTAGGCCCATGCACACTAGTGCAAGCTGCACTCCCTGACATACTCACCAATGTTCCCGATAGTTACAAGCAAAGAAACTTGGAATTTCTAGAAAGAAATGCCAGAAAGTGTTTTGAGAAGCTGTCTAAAGTGGATGGTTTAACTCCATTCATGCCAGCAGGAGCCATGTACATGATG GTGAACATTGACTTGGAGAGGTTTAGGTTTGGATCGGATGTGGACTTTATCAAAGCTCTGCTGATTGAGGAGAGTGTTTTTGTCATGCCTGGAAAG gcaTTCTGTGCACAGAGCTGTTTCCGTGTGGTCCTCATACTACCTGATGATAAGATTTCTGAAGCTTGCAAGAGAATTGCAAAGTTCTGTTCTAAGCATGACACTGCCGCACAATCTAACTAG
- the LOC135345595 gene encoding cytochrome b5-like, translated as MSGDSEEKTFSWEEVNKHNNSESLWLVVHDIVYDVTKFMEEHPGGEEVLLEQAGKDSTGSFEDVGHSPDAREMAESYRIGTVSQPASSKVPTKLTPDTQGGEGGSWFWPAFILILLVVVASYFYRNYVN; from the exons ATGTCTGGAGACAGTGAAGAGAAGACCTTCTCTTGGGAAGAGGTGAATAAGCACAACAACTCAGAGTCGCTGTGGCTGGTGGTCCATGACATAGTCTATGATGTCACAAAGTTCATGGAAGAG CATCCTGGAGGGGAAGAGGTGTTACTAGAGCAAGCTG ggaagGACTCTACCGGGTCATTTGAGGATGTCGGGCATTCACCTGACGCTCGTGAGATGGCTGAGAGCTATCGTATAGGAACAGTGAGTCAGCCAGCATCATCCAAAGTCCCG ACCAAGCTGACCCCAGACACACAGGGAGGAGAGGGAGGGTCGTGGTTCTGGCCTGCCTTCATTCTCATACTACTAGTAGTAGTGGCTTCCTATTTTTACAGAAACTATGTCAATTAG